One Tautonia marina genomic window, CGCGGGAGGCCGATCGAGGCAGGCGTCATCTCCCGGATGCCCCGCCGAGGCCGCGAACCAGGAGGCCGCGGAGGTCAGCTCTCCCACGCGAATGTGGTCGATATGATAATCCTCCGGGGCATGGGTCAGGATGAGATCCGGCCGGGCCTTGCGGATGACCGCGACGAAGCGCTCGCGGGCCTCGGGCGTGTCGAAGACCCCGGCATCCTGGAAGTCGAGGAAGTCGATCGGGGCGCCGAGCAAGCGCGCGGCGGCCTCGGCCTCGAGCCGGCGACGATCGGCCAGGGCCGGGTCGGAGCCGGCCGGCCCCCCCCGGTCTCCCTGGCAGGCGACGGCCAGATGGACCGAGGCGCCGAGGTCGAGGAACCGGGCGAGCGTGCCGGCGCAGAGAATTTCGATGTCGTCCGGA contains:
- a CDS encoding PIG-L deacetylase family protein, coding for MSTDHTVPGLPRRVLAIGAHPDDIEILCAGTLARFLDLGASVHLAVACQGDRGGPAGSDPALADRRRLEAEAAARLLGAPIDFLDFQDAGVFDTPEARERFVAVIRKARPDLILTHAPEDYHIDHIRVGELTSAASWFAASAGHPGDDACLDRPPAIVFMDTIAGSGFEPSLYVDISDHFDLKRRMLACHASQTARSDGGIHALADLAETQARFRGFQVGVRYAEAFRPAPLWGRRRAGPLLP